Below is a window of Neodiprion virginianus isolate iyNeoVirg1 chromosome 4, iyNeoVirg1.1, whole genome shotgun sequence DNA.
AGTATAATTTTGTCCTCCTTTGTGTTACAGACTTGTGTTTCTTCAACTGCTGGCAAATAAATACACGACAATTCATCTCGTCGAGGATTAACATTGTCCATATAACATGAGGAATTCCACTTTATTGAAATGGGCACAGAATTCTACCAACAACAAAAATCAACCTGGCAAAAATGGTGGTAAGATATTTCAATATCAAACTTTTTGCCGTCTCTTTGAAGCTTTggaagtaaataaatttgcatAATTTGTCATCTTTTCActgacagttttttttttttttttttattttcagccGCTTCACCCAGAAATTGGATACATTCGCCGGACGCTCTTCAAAAGGGTCACATCGCTTACTTAGTTAAGGTATCGTTATCATTAACCattatagagaaaaaaaaataggaaaacaATTGTAAAGCTTACATTTGGAGCTTTGGGTTGATTTTTAGATTGGatgaatatatacatgtaatttGCATATAGTATGATTAACGGAATAATCCAGAGTTGACAGAAAGGTCAACTTGGTGTGTGGctgtgttttcttttcttattcttttccCCGCACCGTCGTATTGTGAGAAACGTGTTTGGTGTGGAGACAAGAATGCAAattaattgtgaaaaattcattccccACTCGGTGCGTCATTCGGCTATTTGTTTAAAGTcagaattaattaaatttttatggtatagaaaagaaagaaaaaacaacagcTGATGTTAAAAATGTCATGTGGCTCTTGAACTACGACAAATCTGTTTAGTCTGGAATGTAAATATTTCTATGACCATAATGAACCTGTTTCTtgtccttttttctttttcattgaTCGCTTTTTTTTCCCAGCTTCACTCGACATGTCGCTGGCACGGTCAAGGACTTTATAGGAATTTATGAACACTTGTGCCACAagccaatttatttttacacaccTTACAAGTTTCTTGTAATTATCATTTCTTAATCTTTTCTAAATCTCATTTTTGTATCTAATCTTGAATGGTTGCGCAATGCTTGGAAGATCGGATGTTAAAACCTCTGGTTTCTCAGGCTGCCAGAGATCGGTCTGCAATAACAAGACACCGGGAATGTTAGAGTTGAACGAACTTTGTAATACTGCAACACCGAATGTTTTCGGAAATGAAAGTATACCGCGTATGCAAATCGTTACGCAACGGGCCAAATCTGTTCAGCCACTTGTGCCAAACTTTTACTGTTACCGTTATTACCAAAACTATACAcattctatattatacatatagccGGTGATATACAGAGTTTGTTACTTTCTAATTTCACAATCGCAATATTCATTGATGCTCATTGCCAGCTTCCTTATTGCTCTGCAATTTCAATTCTTGTGTAAATAGTAATATcgcttttcttctttttgtttttttcgttttatttactAGATATCGAACAGTGGCGATGTTTAGATAGTTTGCTTATCGTGGTATAATACGGGTAGTTCAAAAGTGTAAACAATGCTCAAGTAATTTTGTCATGTGGCTTTTTAGTATCTTGGGAGTACAGAAGTCGATCAACCCAAAGGTATCGACGTGGTTAAGGAGGCTACCTGCAAGCTAAAATTTAATCAGCAGTTGAGGAAAAGCGAGGGTACCAAAACGCCAAAAGTGGAACTAACCATCAGCATAGATGGCGTCGCTATTCAAGAGCCCAAGACCAAGACGACGCCAAAggtattcaaatgaaatacaGATATTAAATGATAattgcttcttttttcatttgttgACTCGATTTGGCGAAGAGTGCCTATGTGTAATTTGATCTCAATTGTTGGAATATTTACAGCGTATCATGCATCAGTACCCGCTTCATCGGATTTCGTATTGTGCCGACGATAAGGgggagaagaaatttttcagcttTATCGCTAAAGAGGAAGACGCGGAGAGACATACGTGTTTCGTTTTTGTAAGCGACAAATTGTCGGAGGAAATAACGCTGACGATCGGACAAGCCTTCGATCTAGCTTATAGGAGATTTTTGGAAACTTCAGATAAGGATTTGGGCAGCCAGAGACGCAGCATGGTACTGCAGCACAAAATCAAACGCTTAGAACACGAAAACAACATCTACAGGCAACGGTTGCAAGATATCGCTTCGATCAAGGGAACGGTAATAGAATTGCGAAATTATTGCGAGTTCGAGAGACTCGATTTTTCCAACTGCTCGACGattcgtaataaaaattaaatgctAAATCGACTTTCAGGCCGATGTGACTTCTTATCTCTCCCAGCATAATTTACCCGACATTTTACACGTTCCGGGTGTACCGATGACTCCTGAAAGTTCCTCGTCGTCGATTGACGAGACTACCAAACCTAGGATGAATGGTAGCTTGAGCAAATCTTCTCTGAGCACAACTAACAGTGACAGTAATGGAAATACTTCTAACGGTATACAACAGCCACCACCAGTGCCACCAAGAAGTttcgaaaaaagtttcgatgACGATTTCATGGGGTAAGTTCACCAGGATTGGTGTCGAATTGGTCAATGTTCTCGATTCCTGGTATCGATAATCAGTGTTGCTTCTTTTGCCATTTTTCTCCCAACACTTTCACTGGCAAATAAGAAAAACacacttcaaattttttcaatacatctTTCAACACGACAGTGAATTTTTCAGCAGCGAACCCCCAGTACCGACGGTCGGTACTAAGCTGGAAGGTCTACTGATGGACGAGTTCGAGGAAGATTTTAATCCAAGAGCTCACGAGGGATTGACAAATGGGTCAGCTTTCAATCATCAGTCGAACAATAACCCGACTTTGAACGGACAGGTCTCTTCGTCGCAGCAAATTTTCTTCCCTCAGGCTAACGGAGGTGCGAGTTCCCCGCCGTTGCGTAAGTTTGATTTAGCTAGTTGCTCTCTCGACTTTGATTGCCAAGCTTTTATCAGTGGTGATGTTTCAATGGAAATTTTACATTCTATTCACAGTGGCTCCGCCACCAAAGGCTAAAGATTCTCGAAGGCAGAACGGCATCAAAGAAGATCTTTTCGGCAGCGTTCCGTTCAATCCAGCTCCACCCAGCGGTGCAAAAACTGACATAAATGATCCGTTTGAAATGGGAGAGTTTGGGGCAACGACTGCAGCGTTAAATCCGAGTCAGCAGGAATTGGAGAATGCGATCGGACTTTTAGACAAAAGGCTTCTagaaatgaaagtaagaaCAATAGCTGACTGAATATCATCGATGTATatactttgtttatttacttttttctctctttttatatCCCTTGTTATAATCTCAGACTTGTGAAAGTTTAGAATTATATTTCTAGCGAGACTTGATTTTAGTATCGGTTACATGTCTTCAATTCTTTTTCAGGATGGATTTAGCAGAGGTCTTTCAATCGGAACTGATGACTTTTCACTGGAGAGTCTAGATCCGTTACGAAATTAAGATTAACGACCGTCACTAgtgtgtaaagaaaaaaagttgaagaagGAAATATTGAACTCGTAACAATGATCACAAGGATTTCTtcagaaaaggaa
It encodes the following:
- the LOC124303666 gene encoding PTB domain-containing engulfment adapter protein 1-like isoform X1 is translated as MRNSTLLKWAQNSTNNKNQPGKNGAASPRNWIHSPDALQKGHIAYLVKYLGSTEVDQPKGIDVVKEATCKLKFNQQLRKSEGTKTPKVELTISIDGVAIQEPKTKTTPKRIMHQYPLHRISYCADDKGEKKFFSFIAKEEDAERHTCFVFVSDKLSEEITLTIGQAFDLAYRRFLETSDKDLGSQRRSMVLQHKIKRLEHENNIYRQRLQDIASIKGTADVTSYLSQHNLPDILHVPGVPMTPESSSSSIDETTKPRMNGSLSKSSLSTTNSDSNGNTSNGIQQPPPVPPRSFEKSFDDDFMGSEPPVPTVGTKLEGLLMDEFEEDFNPRAHEGLTNGSAFNHQSNNNPTLNGQVSSSQQIFFPQANGGASSPPLLAPPPKAKDSRRQNGIKEDLFGSVPFNPAPPSGAKTDINDPFEMGEFGATTAALNPSQQELENAIGLLDKRLLEMKDGFSRGLSIGTDDFSLESLDPLRN
- the LOC124303666 gene encoding PTB domain-containing engulfment adapter protein 1-like isoform X2 — translated: MRNSTLLKWAQNSTNNKNQPGKNGAASPRNWIHSPDALQKGHIAYLVKYLGSTEVDQPKGIDVVKEATCKLKFNQQLRKSEGTKTPKVELTISIDGVAIQEPKTKTTPKRIMHQYPLHRISYCADDKGEKKFFSFIAKEEDAERHTCFVFVSDKLSEEITLTIGQAFDLAYRRFLETSDKDLGSQRRSMVLQHKIKRLEHENNIYRQRLQDIASIKGTADVTSYLSQHNLPDILHVPGVPMTPESSSSSIDETTKPRMNGSLSKSSLSTTNSDSNGNTSNGIQQPPPVPPRSFEKSFDDDFMGEPPVPTVGTKLEGLLMDEFEEDFNPRAHEGLTNGSAFNHQSNNNPTLNGQVSSSQQIFFPQANGGASSPPLLAPPPKAKDSRRQNGIKEDLFGSVPFNPAPPSGAKTDINDPFEMGEFGATTAALNPSQQELENAIGLLDKRLLEMKDGFSRGLSIGTDDFSLESLDPLRN